One genomic window of Carassius auratus strain Wakin chromosome 14, ASM336829v1, whole genome shotgun sequence includes the following:
- the sh2d1ab gene encoding SH2 domain-containing protein 1A, which translates to MEALSVYHGAISRETCEKRLYEAGKDGSYLIRDSESVPDAYCLCVLCNGFVYTYRLQRDAAGSWAAETAPGHTKRLFRKVKNLISAFEKPDQGIAIPLRYPVSVQKPC; encoded by the exons ATGGAAGCGCTGTCTGTGTACCACGGGGCCATCAGCCGAGAGACGTGCGAGAAGCGTCTGTATGAAGCAGGCAAAGACGGCAGCTATTTAATCCGAGACAGTGAGAGTGTTCCCGATGCATACTGCCTCTGCGTTCT GTGTAATGGTTTTGTCTACACATACCGGCTCCAGAGAGACGCAGCGGGCTCCTGGGCGGCCGAG ACAGCACCAGGTCACACTAAACGCTTGTTCCGAAAAGTCAAGAATTTGATCAGCGCCTTTGAGAAGCCGGACCAGGGCATCGCCATCCCCCTGCGCTACCCCGTGTCTGTCCAGAAGCCCTGCTAG